In Cupriavidus basilensis, the following proteins share a genomic window:
- a CDS encoding acyl-CoA dehydrogenase family protein, whose product MNFERTPEQRAIVEAVTQLCSDFGADYWSGLDDEGKFPHAFHQAMAQAGWLGIAMPEVYGGAGLGITEAALIMQTVSACGAGFSGASAIHMNVFGLNPVVVFGNDRQKEAALAPLIAGTEKACFAVTEPDAGLDTTHLKTQAVLSADGASYRVDGRKIWISTAQVADRMLLLARTTPLDKVAKPTQGLSLFYTALDRRHIEVREIHKMGRAAVDSNMLFIDGLTVPVADRIGEEGRGFEYILHGLNPERILIAAEAVGLGRVALEAATRYAKERTVFGRPIGQNQGIQHPLAQAWMALEAADMMVWKAAWLYDNGKPCGAEANTAKYLAAEAAHQACQTAVLTLGGMGYAREYQVERYLRESYIPRIAPVSAQLIMCHIAERVLGLPKSY is encoded by the coding sequence ATGAACTTTGAAAGAACCCCCGAGCAGCGCGCCATCGTCGAAGCGGTGACGCAGCTATGCAGCGACTTCGGCGCCGACTACTGGTCGGGGCTGGACGACGAAGGCAAGTTTCCCCATGCCTTCCACCAGGCCATGGCACAGGCGGGCTGGCTCGGCATCGCGATGCCGGAAGTGTACGGCGGCGCCGGGCTTGGCATTACCGAGGCGGCGCTGATCATGCAGACGGTGTCGGCCTGCGGCGCGGGTTTTTCCGGCGCGTCGGCCATCCATATGAATGTGTTTGGCCTCAATCCGGTTGTGGTGTTTGGCAACGACCGGCAGAAGGAGGCGGCGCTGGCGCCGCTGATCGCCGGGACCGAAAAGGCCTGCTTCGCCGTGACGGAGCCCGATGCCGGGCTGGACACCACCCATCTCAAGACCCAGGCCGTGCTGTCGGCGGATGGCGCCAGCTATCGCGTGGATGGCCGCAAGATCTGGATCTCCACCGCGCAGGTGGCCGACCGCATGCTGCTGCTGGCCCGCACCACGCCGCTGGACAAGGTGGCCAAGCCGACGCAGGGCCTGAGCCTGTTCTACACGGCGCTGGACCGCAGGCACATCGAGGTGCGCGAGATCCACAAGATGGGGCGCGCCGCGGTGGACTCGAACATGCTCTTTATCGACGGGCTGACGGTGCCGGTGGCCGACCGCATCGGTGAGGAAGGGCGCGGCTTCGAGTACATCCTGCACGGCCTCAATCCCGAGCGCATCCTGATTGCCGCCGAAGCCGTCGGCCTTGGCCGCGTCGCACTGGAAGCGGCAACGCGCTATGCCAAGGAGCGCACCGTGTTCGGGCGCCCGATCGGCCAGAACCAGGGCATCCAGCATCCGCTGGCGCAAGCGTGGATGGCGCTGGAGGCCGCCGATATGATGGTGTGGAAGGCGGCCTGGCTGTATGACAACGGGAAGCCCTGCGGGGCCGAAGCCAATACCGCCAAGTACCTCGCGGCGGAGGCCGCGCACCAGGCCTGCCAGACCGCGGTCCTGACGCTGGGCGGCATGGGCTATGCGCGTGAGTACCAGGTGGAGCGTTACCTGCGCGAGTCGTATATCCCGCGCATTGCCCCGGTCAGCGCACAGCTCATCATGTGCCATATCGCCGAGCGCGTGCTGGGTTTGCCTAAGTCGTATTGA
- a CDS encoding DUF3649 domain-containing protein encodes MASRLPPDAGRSPRSLRACPSPRSPAPSLAMRIASRAGAAILGGYLLASASIVAPAALLPALRAEAVMTASLFSYAIYTGAALWAFAARTPGRAWLGLLAPTAVLLLAAGAGHWMQGRP; translated from the coding sequence TTGGCTTCCCGCCTGCCCCCGGACGCTGGACGTTCTCCCCGTTCCTTGCGCGCCTGCCCATCGCCGCGCTCGCCCGCCCCTTCGCTGGCCATGCGGATCGCCTCGCGCGCAGGCGCGGCGATCCTGGGTGGCTACCTGCTCGCCTCGGCCAGCATCGTGGCTCCCGCCGCCTTGCTGCCGGCCTTGCGGGCCGAGGCCGTCATGACGGCCAGCCTGTTCAGCTACGCCATCTACACCGGCGCCGCGCTCTGGGCCTTCGCCGCACGCACGCCCGGCCGCGCCTGGCTGGGCCTGCTGGCGCCCACCGCGGTGCTTCTGCTCGCGGCCGGCGCTGGCCACTGGATGCAGGGCCGGCCATGA
- a CDS encoding NAD(P)-dependent oxidoreductase, which translates to MANHSPAAKRGLRSIQVMRVAFIGLGVMGYHMAGHLAAKGHQVTVYNRTAAKAEQWVAAFGGKSAATPALAAQDAEVVCSCVGNDDDLRSVLTGKDGAYSNAPAGCVFVDHTTASANVARELYAAGSERGLHFVDAPVSGGEVGAQKGILTIMCGADEAVFGRVEAVLGAYGRAVTRIGGSGAGQLAKMVNQICIAGLLQGLSEAIAFGERAGLDMKVVLDVISKGAAGSWQLENRGPTMIEDKFDFGFAVDWMRKDLGLCLDEARRNGASLPVTAVVDQFYADLQQDGCGRADTSSLIKRLR; encoded by the coding sequence CTGGCCAACCACTCGCCCGCCGCCAAACGCGGGCTTCGGAGTATTCAAGTCATGCGCGTCGCATTTATCGGCCTGGGTGTCATGGGCTATCACATGGCGGGCCATCTTGCCGCCAAGGGCCATCAGGTCACCGTCTACAACCGCACGGCTGCCAAGGCCGAGCAGTGGGTCGCCGCGTTCGGCGGCAAGTCGGCCGCCACCCCGGCGCTGGCCGCGCAAGACGCCGAAGTGGTCTGCTCCTGCGTGGGCAACGACGATGACCTGCGCTCGGTCCTCACTGGCAAGGACGGCGCCTACAGCAACGCACCGGCGGGCTGCGTGTTCGTGGACCACACCACCGCCAGCGCCAATGTGGCGCGCGAGTTGTATGCCGCGGGCAGCGAGCGGGGCCTGCACTTTGTCGACGCGCCCGTCTCGGGCGGCGAAGTCGGCGCGCAAAAGGGCATCCTGACCATCATGTGCGGCGCCGACGAGGCCGTATTCGGTCGCGTCGAGGCCGTGCTGGGCGCCTATGGGCGCGCCGTCACCCGCATTGGCGGCTCCGGCGCGGGCCAGCTGGCCAAGATGGTCAACCAGATCTGCATCGCCGGCCTGCTGCAGGGCCTGTCCGAAGCCATCGCCTTTGGCGAGCGCGCGGGACTGGACATGAAGGTAGTGCTGGATGTGATCAGCAAGGGCGCCGCCGGCTCCTGGCAGCTGGAAAACCGCGGCCCCACCATGATCGAAGACAAGTTCGATTTCGGCTTCGCGGTGGACTGGATGCGCAAGGATCTGGGCCTGTGCCTGGACGAGGCGCGCCGCAACGGCGCCAGCCTGCCGGTCACCGCCGTGGTGGACCAGTTCTACGCCGACCTGCAGCAAGACGGCTGCGGCCGTGCCGATACCTCCTCGCTGATCAAGCGCCTGCGTTGA
- a CDS encoding tripartite tricarboxylate transporter substrate binding protein gives MPSLTTLLRAALPLLSLAAAPFAAAADAYPSKPIRMVVPFAAGSGTDAVARITAKELGDALKANVVVDNRPGANGAIAAEIVAQAAPDGYTLFMTTNTTHSANPSLMKKLPYDPIRDFTPVARMGNLPFMLVVNPKLPVKTVADLIAYARTHPGMSYASGNSTGIVSGATLGRMAGLDLLHVPYKSTPPAMTDVIAGQVPMMFVDVAAGIANVKAGKLRALAVTTAQRSRLLPELPPLADTPELKGFDITSWNGVFAPAKAPAEVVERLNRELSRIAASKEVAPRFEALGFEAFGQSPKQFSGFVAGELVKWTKLVKDAGIQPE, from the coding sequence ATGCCAAGCCTCACCACGCTGCTGCGCGCCGCGCTGCCATTGCTGAGCCTCGCCGCAGCGCCGTTCGCGGCGGCGGCCGACGCTTATCCCAGCAAGCCGATCCGCATGGTGGTGCCGTTCGCCGCCGGCAGCGGCACTGACGCGGTGGCCCGCATCACCGCCAAGGAACTCGGCGACGCACTCAAGGCCAATGTGGTGGTGGACAACCGCCCCGGGGCAAATGGCGCGATTGCCGCCGAGATCGTCGCGCAGGCCGCGCCGGACGGCTACACGCTGTTCATGACCACCAACACGACCCATTCGGCCAATCCTTCGCTGATGAAGAAGCTGCCGTATGACCCGATCCGCGACTTCACGCCGGTGGCGCGCATGGGCAACCTGCCGTTCATGCTGGTGGTCAACCCGAAGCTGCCGGTCAAGACCGTGGCGGACCTGATCGCCTACGCGCGCACGCATCCGGGCATGTCTTACGCCAGCGGCAACAGCACCGGCATCGTGTCGGGCGCCACGCTCGGGCGCATGGCCGGGCTGGACCTGTTGCATGTGCCGTACAAGAGCACGCCGCCGGCCATGACCGACGTGATCGCGGGGCAGGTGCCGATGATGTTTGTCGACGTGGCGGCCGGCATTGCCAACGTGAAGGCGGGCAAGCTGCGGGCGCTGGCGGTGACTACCGCGCAGCGCAGCCGGCTGCTGCCGGAGCTGCCGCCGCTGGCCGACACGCCTGAGCTGAAAGGCTTCGATATCACGTCCTGGAATGGCGTGTTCGCGCCAGCGAAGGCGCCTGCGGAGGTGGTCGAGCGGCTCAACCGCGAGCTGTCGCGCATCGCCGCGAGCAAGGAAGTCGCTCCGCGTTTCGAGGCGCTGGGCTTTGAGGCATTCGGGCAATCGCCCAAGCAGTTCTCCGGCTTCGTGGCTGGCGAACTGGTCAAGTGGACCAAGCTGGTCAAGGACGCTGGCATCCAGCCGGAATGA
- a CDS encoding Bug family tripartite tricarboxylate transporter substrate binding protein → MTLSSRRRLLVCAAIWGAMPALAWSSTYPAKPIRMVVPFAPGGASDVVARLVSQRLAEALKQPVVVENRPGANGIIGTDMVARAAPDGYTLLLNTAGAQTLSPVLYKAGYEPLKSFAPISLISSIGFVMVVHPSVPAKTVQEFVGLARAKSRPLSLSAGSSMIELIGETFKSTAGTPDVVSVSYRGTGPQMQAVVAGEVDMTIDPFNSMAMIRAGRLRPLAVLSPKRSPALPDVPTMQEAGIQGMNFNSWAGLLAPAGTPKEIVTRLNQEIVRIVAMPDIRERLAAIDYEAVGSTPEQFATVIADDAARWAKLVKDTNYKEKTAP, encoded by the coding sequence ATGACACTGTCTTCGCGACGCCGTTTGCTCGTTTGCGCCGCCATCTGGGGCGCCATGCCCGCATTGGCGTGGAGCAGCACCTATCCCGCCAAGCCGATCCGCATGGTGGTGCCTTTCGCGCCGGGCGGCGCCTCCGACGTGGTGGCGCGGCTGGTGTCGCAGAGGCTGGCGGAGGCCTTGAAGCAGCCGGTGGTGGTGGAGAACCGCCCCGGCGCCAATGGCATCATCGGCACCGATATGGTCGCGCGTGCCGCCCCCGATGGCTATACGCTGCTGCTCAACACCGCGGGCGCGCAGACGCTCAGCCCCGTGCTGTACAAGGCCGGTTACGAGCCGCTGAAGAGCTTTGCGCCGATCAGCCTGATCAGCAGCATCGGCTTTGTGATGGTGGTCCACCCGTCGGTGCCCGCCAAGACCGTGCAGGAGTTCGTCGGGCTGGCCCGCGCCAAGAGCCGTCCGCTGAGTCTGTCGGCCGGCAGCAGCATGATCGAGCTGATCGGGGAGACGTTCAAATCCACCGCCGGCACCCCGGACGTGGTCAGTGTGTCGTACCGGGGCACCGGCCCGCAGATGCAGGCCGTGGTGGCGGGCGAGGTCGACATGACCATCGATCCCTTCAACTCGATGGCGATGATCCGGGCTGGCAGGCTGCGCCCGCTGGCCGTGCTGTCGCCCAAGCGCTCGCCAGCGCTGCCCGATGTGCCGACCATGCAGGAGGCCGGGATCCAGGGCATGAACTTCAATTCCTGGGCCGGGCTGCTGGCGCCCGCGGGCACGCCGAAGGAAATCGTCACCCGGCTGAACCAGGAAATCGTGCGGATCGTCGCGATGCCGGATATCCGGGAGCGCCTTGCCGCCATCGACTATGAGGCCGTCGGCAGCACGCCCGAGCAGTTTGCCACCGTCATTGCCGACGACGCCGCGCGCTGGGCCAAGCTGGTCAAGGACACGAACTACAAGGAGAAGACCGCGCCATAA
- a CDS encoding cupin domain-containing protein, with translation MTPSSSSPIYFVRAEDVPGYHPANHVGTLNRRIIGRENVGATQLEVIHGTIERGKGALPHAHPGIEQVCYVLEGRARAEVNGQSRELGPGDCCFFPAEAMHVFTVISDEPVKLLVIYAPPYEESPERVIRPA, from the coding sequence ATGACCCCCTCGTCGTCCTCACCGATCTACTTTGTCCGTGCCGAAGACGTGCCCGGCTACCACCCGGCCAATCATGTCGGCACGCTGAACCGACGCATCATCGGCCGCGAGAACGTCGGCGCCACCCAGCTGGAAGTCATCCACGGCACCATCGAGCGCGGCAAAGGTGCCTTGCCGCACGCGCATCCCGGCATCGAGCAGGTCTGCTATGTGCTGGAGGGCAGGGCGCGCGCCGAGGTGAACGGGCAATCGCGCGAGCTCGGCCCCGGCGACTGCTGCTTCTTCCCGGCCGAGGCCATGCATGTGTTCACGGTGATCAGCGACGAGCCCGTGAAGCTGCTGGTGATCTACGCCCCGCCTTACGAGGAATCCCCGGAGCGCGTGATCCGTCCCGCCTGA
- a CDS encoding PepSY-associated TM helix domain-containing protein, giving the protein MKTSLRQSMAWLHTWCGLWLGWLLFAVFLTGSLGVFHAAVTRWMQPERLMVAAGAVDNERALAHAQHYLERHAPQSAHWEIAFPASDDAAMHLHWDGQASGGDGQAREVRLDPITGTVLPPARDTLGGQHFVLFHYALHAGMTGVWIIAAATMVMLVAMVSGIVTHKRFFKDFFTFRPGKGQRSWLDAHNALGVLTLPFLLMIAYTGLVIWWPDTMPAGIRTYYEGSEAKLFRALGQAGWLEPKALPPAGAPAALVALPTLLADARERLAAGAGADSADSADSAIRSVAVTRPGTSTASVAIAGPYRYDGLAFAAQRELHYDGVSGAYLSTKAEDEMVGTGGAAPLVAGSVMRTLHMARFGGYAVKWLYFACGLAGAAMMATGLLLFSAKRGNRKAQEFGAASARVYGAIDRLNVAAIGGLAIACAGYLWGNRLLPVALPERHEWEIAVFFAMWLAAAAHALASPPASAWPRQLALAGLLCLALPLLNALTTGWHVLRYLAHGDGQSAGLELGALALGALLLWAAARVRRGGRGGRQTMPRSPAKRGRAVAALGDA; this is encoded by the coding sequence ATGAAGACCTCTTTGCGCCAATCGATGGCGTGGCTGCATACCTGGTGCGGCCTGTGGCTGGGCTGGCTGCTGTTCGCGGTGTTCCTGACCGGTAGCCTGGGTGTGTTCCACGCCGCCGTCACACGCTGGATGCAGCCGGAACGGCTGATGGTCGCCGCTGGCGCGGTGGACAACGAACGCGCCCTTGCCCATGCCCAGCACTACCTGGAGCGCCATGCGCCGCAATCCGCCCATTGGGAGATCGCGTTTCCCGCCAGCGACGATGCCGCCATGCATCTGCACTGGGATGGGCAGGCCAGCGGCGGCGATGGCCAAGCCCGGGAGGTTCGCCTCGACCCCATCACCGGCACCGTGCTCCCGCCCGCCCGGGACACGCTGGGCGGGCAGCATTTCGTGCTCTTTCACTATGCGTTGCATGCGGGCATGACGGGCGTGTGGATCATCGCTGCCGCCACCATGGTCATGCTGGTGGCAATGGTGTCGGGCATCGTCACGCACAAGCGCTTCTTCAAGGACTTCTTCACCTTCCGCCCGGGCAAGGGCCAGCGCTCCTGGCTGGATGCGCACAATGCCCTGGGCGTGCTGACGTTGCCTTTCCTGCTGATGATCGCCTACACCGGGCTGGTCATCTGGTGGCCGGACACCATGCCAGCGGGCATCCGTACCTACTACGAAGGCAGCGAGGCCAAGCTGTTCCGGGCGCTCGGCCAGGCTGGCTGGCTCGAACCCAAGGCCCTGCCGCCAGCGGGCGCGCCGGCCGCGCTGGTGGCGCTGCCCACGCTGCTGGCTGATGCACGCGAACGCCTGGCCGCCGGGGCCGGCGCGGACAGCGCAGACAGCGCAGACAGCGCGATCAGATCGGTCGCCGTGACGCGGCCAGGCACCAGCACGGCCAGCGTCGCCATCGCAGGCCCCTATCGGTACGACGGCCTGGCCTTTGCCGCCCAGCGCGAACTGCACTATGACGGCGTGAGCGGCGCCTACCTGTCGACCAAGGCCGAGGATGAAATGGTGGGCACCGGCGGCGCCGCGCCGCTGGTTGCCGGCTCGGTCATGCGCACGCTGCACATGGCACGCTTCGGCGGTTATGCGGTGAAATGGCTCTACTTTGCCTGCGGACTGGCGGGCGCCGCCATGATGGCCACCGGCCTGCTGCTGTTTTCGGCCAAGCGCGGCAATCGCAAGGCCCAGGAGTTCGGCGCGGCCAGCGCGCGCGTCTACGGCGCCATCGACCGCCTGAACGTGGCGGCGATCGGCGGGCTGGCGATCGCGTGCGCGGGATACCTCTGGGGCAACCGGCTGCTGCCCGTGGCACTGCCAGAGCGCCACGAGTGGGAGATCGCAGTCTTCTTCGCCATGTGGCTGGCCGCCGCGGCCCACGCACTGGCCAGCCCGCCGGCTAGCGCCTGGCCCCGGCAACTGGCACTGGCCGGCCTGCTCTGCCTGGCCTTGCCGCTGCTCAATGCGCTCACCACCGGCTGGCACGTCCTGCGCTACCTGGCACACGGAGACGGGCAAAGCGCGGGGCTGGAACTCGGCGCTCTGGCCCTCGGCGCCCTGCTGCTGTGGGCCGCCGCCAGGGTCCGCCGGGGCGGCCGGGGCGGCCGCCAGACCATGCCCCGTTCACCGGCCAAGCGCGGCCGCGCCGTGGCCGCGCTTGGGGACGCATGA
- a CDS encoding DUF3325 domain-containing protein, whose amino-acid sequence MPPTLAALASVAFCYAGMASLSLAMDRHHGQVRGRNAAPPAAPARWLLRSCGWLLLALAALPCLRGWGASIGAVVWAGSVSAGALAFVLLLAYFPRTAAALALPATAFAAASLALPP is encoded by the coding sequence ATGCCCCCAACGCTCGCCGCCCTGGCCAGCGTGGCGTTCTGCTATGCCGGCATGGCCAGCCTCAGCCTGGCGATGGATCGGCACCACGGCCAGGTCCGGGGGCGCAATGCCGCGCCGCCGGCCGCCCCCGCGCGCTGGCTGCTGCGCAGCTGCGGCTGGCTGCTGCTGGCCCTGGCCGCGCTGCCCTGCCTGCGCGGCTGGGGCGCCAGCATAGGCGCGGTAGTGTGGGCAGGCTCGGTCAGTGCCGGGGCGCTGGCCTTCGTGCTGCTGCTGGCCTATTTCCCGCGCACGGCCGCGGCCCTGGCGCTGCCGGCCACGGCGTTCGCCGCGGCAAGCCTGGCGCTGCCGCCTTAG